A single genomic interval of Staphylococcus hyicus harbors:
- a CDS encoding MDR family MFS transporter, with protein sequence MKMPKEIWWLVIGMAINITGASFLWPLNTIYMSEVLGKSLSTAGIVLMVNAFGMVVGNLLGGALFDRLGGYQTIMSGTWISLFATAGLNFFHGWPWYPLWLIILGFGGGMIIPAIYAMAGAVWPRGGRQTFNAIYLAQNIGVAVGAALSGFVAELSFNYIFLANLLMYVVFFFVALLNFKIEYRATVKTAETLEGMTHVQNKKHFKALLLICVMFAICWIAYVQWQTTIASFTQEIGISMSQYSLLWTINGMLILLGQPLISPIIYVLKGQLKKQLYVGVLIFIISFFITSFAESFTMFIVGMVILTFAEMFVWPAVPTIANTLSPKGREGVYQGIVNSASTVGKAFGPLIGGILVDVFNMQVMFLSMIGLLMVSIGFISIFDRRIDKKMLYR encoded by the coding sequence ATGAAAATGCCGAAAGAAATTTGGTGGCTTGTGATTGGAATGGCAATTAATATCACGGGTGCCAGTTTTTTATGGCCATTAAATACAATTTATATGAGTGAAGTTTTAGGGAAATCATTAAGTACAGCGGGAATTGTATTGATGGTAAATGCTTTTGGTATGGTCGTGGGTAATTTATTAGGAGGCGCACTATTTGATCGTTTAGGTGGATATCAAACCATTATGTCAGGTACGTGGATCAGTTTGTTTGCTACGGCCGGGTTGAATTTTTTTCATGGTTGGCCATGGTATCCCTTATGGCTTATCATTTTAGGATTTGGTGGGGGAATGATTATACCAGCGATTTATGCAATGGCGGGAGCGGTTTGGCCTAGAGGTGGTCGCCAAACGTTTAACGCTATATATCTCGCGCAAAATATTGGTGTCGCAGTGGGAGCAGCGTTAAGTGGATTTGTTGCTGAACTTAGTTTTAACTATATTTTCTTAGCAAATTTACTCATGTATGTAGTTTTCTTTTTTGTAGCACTATTGAATTTTAAAATAGAATATCGTGCTACTGTTAAAACTGCGGAAACGTTAGAGGGTATGACACATGTACAAAATAAAAAACATTTTAAAGCATTACTATTAATTTGTGTGATGTTTGCAATTTGTTGGATTGCATATGTACAATGGCAAACAACAATCGCATCCTTTACGCAAGAAATTGGGATTTCAATGAGTCAATACAGCTTGCTTTGGACTATCAATGGTATGCTGATACTGCTAGGACAACCCCTTATTTCACCGATTATTTATGTATTAAAAGGTCAACTGAAAAAGCAACTCTATGTTGGGGTGTTGATTTTCATCATTTCCTTTTTTATTACAAGTTTTGCGGAAAGCTTTACAATGTTTATCGTTGGTATGGTGATATTAACTTTTGCTGAAATGTTTGTTTGGCCTGCCGTGCCAACCATAGCGAATACTTTATCTCCTAAAGGAAGAGAAGGGGTCTATCAAGGTATCGTTAACTCTGCATCTACAGTAGGCAAAGCGTTCGGACCATTAATTGGTGGTATCCTTGTAGATGTATTTAATATGCAAGTGATGTTTCTTTCAATGATTGGATTGTTAATGGTGTCCATCGGATTTATCTCTATTTTTGATAGACGTATAGATAAGAAAATGTTATATCGATAA
- the leuS gene encoding leucine--tRNA ligase: MVNYNHQEIEKKWQTYWLENKTFKTKDNLGQKKFYALDMFPYPSGAGLHVGHPEGYTATDIISRYKRMQGYNVLHPMGWDAFGLPAEQYALDTGNSPAEFTKRNIQTFKRQIQELGFSYDWDREVSTTDPDYYKWTQWIFIQLYKKGLAYIDEIPVNWCEALGTVLSNEEVVDGVSERGGHPVVRRPMKQWVLKITAYADRLLEDLETLDWPESIKDMQRNWIGRSEGAKVSFGIENSDASIEVFTTRPDTIYGATFLVLSPEHTLVNQITTPAQKDKIIQYQSEAAKKSDLERTDLAKEKSGVFTGAYAQHPLSGERVPIWIADYVLSTYGTGAVMAVPGHDERDYEFAQTFNLPVHYVIEGELTNGVFSGDGIHVNSNELNGLNNKYAIAKAIEILEEKGLGEKKVNYKLRDWLFSRQRYWGEPIPIIHWEDGSITTVPENELPLLLPKTDEIKPSGTGESPLANIDAFVNVVDPETGMKGRRETNTMPQWAGSCWYYLRYIDPKNDQMLADPEKLKHWLPVDLYIGGVEHAVLHLLYARFWHKVLFDIGVVPTKEPFQKLFNQGMILGEGNEKMSKSKGNVVNPDDIVASHGADTLRLYEMFMGPLDASIAWSENGLDGSRRFLDRVWRLLVSDQHELSTKVVDEDTPQLQKIYHQTVKKVTEDFETLNFNTAISQLMVFINECYKAEKINKSYVEGFVKMLAPIAPHVGEELWSILGHESTITYQPWPSYDEQLLEGEVVEIVVQVNGKVRAKLEISKDASKEEMERLAFENENIKGAIEGKEIKKVIAVPQKLVNIVAK, translated from the coding sequence ATTGTGAATTATAATCATCAAGAGATTGAAAAAAAGTGGCAAACCTATTGGCTAGAAAATAAAACTTTTAAAACGAAAGATAACTTAGGCCAAAAGAAATTTTACGCTTTAGATATGTTTCCTTATCCTTCAGGTGCTGGGTTACATGTGGGGCATCCAGAAGGATATACGGCAACAGATATTATCTCTAGATATAAGCGTATGCAGGGTTATAATGTGTTGCATCCAATGGGATGGGATGCATTTGGACTACCAGCTGAACAATATGCATTAGATACAGGTAATAGTCCGGCGGAATTTACAAAAAGAAATATTCAAACGTTTAAGCGTCAAATTCAAGAGCTTGGTTTTAGTTATGATTGGGATCGAGAAGTGAGTACAACAGACCCTGATTATTATAAATGGACACAATGGATTTTTATTCAATTATATAAAAAAGGGCTTGCATACATTGATGAAATTCCGGTCAACTGGTGTGAAGCGTTAGGGACTGTATTATCTAATGAAGAAGTTGTAGATGGTGTATCTGAACGTGGTGGTCATCCTGTTGTACGTCGTCCGATGAAACAATGGGTTTTAAAAATCACTGCGTATGCAGACAGATTGTTAGAAGATCTAGAAACACTTGATTGGCCGGAATCTATTAAAGATATGCAGCGTAACTGGATTGGTCGTTCTGAAGGTGCAAAAGTTTCATTCGGTATTGAAAACAGTGACGCATCGATTGAAGTATTTACAACACGACCAGATACCATTTATGGTGCAACATTTTTAGTGTTAAGTCCTGAGCACACATTAGTGAATCAAATTACAACGCCAGCTCAAAAAGATAAAATAATACAGTATCAGTCAGAAGCGGCAAAAAAATCTGATCTTGAACGTACTGATTTAGCGAAAGAAAAGTCAGGAGTATTTACAGGGGCTTATGCACAACATCCATTATCCGGTGAACGTGTACCGATCTGGATTGCAGATTATGTGTTATCTACGTATGGTACGGGTGCAGTCATGGCGGTTCCGGGTCATGATGAACGTGACTATGAATTTGCTCAAACGTTTAATTTGCCAGTTCACTATGTTATTGAAGGTGAATTGACAAATGGTGTCTTCAGTGGAGACGGTATTCATGTGAATTCGAATGAATTAAATGGTTTAAACAATAAATATGCAATTGCTAAAGCGATTGAAATTTTAGAAGAAAAAGGATTAGGCGAGAAGAAGGTAAACTATAAACTAAGAGACTGGTTATTTAGCCGTCAACGTTATTGGGGCGAACCGATTCCAATCATTCATTGGGAAGACGGGTCAATTACGACAGTACCTGAAAATGAATTGCCTTTGCTTCTTCCTAAAACAGATGAAATTAAACCTTCGGGAACAGGTGAATCGCCATTAGCAAATATCGATGCGTTTGTGAATGTGGTCGATCCGGAAACAGGAATGAAAGGGCGACGTGAAACAAATACTATGCCACAATGGGCGGGAAGCTGTTGGTACTATTTACGCTATATCGATCCTAAAAATGACCAAATGTTAGCAGATCCTGAAAAATTAAAACATTGGTTACCGGTTGATCTCTATATCGGTGGTGTAGAACATGCGGTATTACACTTACTATATGCGCGTTTTTGGCATAAAGTACTTTTCGATATTGGTGTCGTACCGACAAAAGAGCCTTTCCAAAAATTATTTAACCAAGGTATGATTCTTGGTGAAGGTAATGAAAAAATGAGTAAATCGAAAGGTAATGTCGTAAATCCTGATGATATCGTAGCATCGCATGGTGCGGATACGCTACGATTATATGAAATGTTTATGGGACCTTTAGATGCTTCTATTGCCTGGAGTGAAAATGGTCTCGATGGTTCTCGACGATTCCTAGACCGAGTTTGGCGTTTGCTTGTTTCAGATCAGCATGAATTAAGTACGAAAGTTGTTGACGAAGATACACCGCAATTACAAAAAATATATCATCAGACGGTGAAAAAAGTTACTGAAGACTTTGAAACGTTAAACTTTAATACTGCAATTAGTCAATTAATGGTCTTCATAAATGAGTGTTATAAAGCTGAAAAAATCAACAAATCTTATGTAGAAGGTTTTGTAAAAATGTTAGCACCAATTGCTCCGCACGTGGGTGAGGAATTATGGTCGATTTTAGGACACGAAAGTACAATTACTTATCAACCATGGCCGAGCTATGATGAGCAATTACTCGAGGGTGAAGTGGTTGAAATTGTAGTTCAAGTCAACGGCAAAGTACGTGCAAAATTAGAAATTTCTAAAGATGCTTCTAAAGAAGAAATGGAACGCCTTGCATTTGAAAATGAGAATATTAAAGGGGCTATTGAGGGTAAAGAAATCAAGAAGGTCATTGCCGTACCTCAAAAACTTGTTAATATTGTAGCAAAATAG
- a CDS encoding rhodanese-like domain-containing protein: MKEITTDELKSLLLSHDVVNVIDVREDEEVAMGMIPNAKHIPMNTIPNHLNEFNTDETYYIVCAGGVRSAKVADYLIDHRIDAVNIEGGMNAWGSEGLEFKRI; the protein is encoded by the coding sequence ATGAAAGAAATCACCACTGACGAATTAAAATCTTTATTATTAAGCCATGATGTTGTAAATGTGATTGATGTTCGTGAGGATGAAGAAGTAGCTATGGGAATGATTCCAAACGCAAAGCATATCCCAATGAACACTATTCCTAATCATTTGAATGAATTTAATACGGACGAAACGTATTATATCGTTTGTGCAGGTGGTGTACGTAGCGCAAAGGTTGCAGATTATTTAATTGACCATCGTATCGATGCTGTAAATATCGAAGGTGGTATGAATGCATGGGGTAGTGAAGGCTTAGAATTTAAACGTATTTAA
- a CDS encoding BaiN/RdsA family NAD(P)/FAD-dependent oxidoreductase, with protein sequence MCYQTIVIGGGPSGLMAAISSSAQGQNVLLLEKKKGLGRKLKISGGGRCNVTNRLPYNEIIKHIPGNGKFLYSPFSVFDNESIISFFESRGVPLKEEDHGRMFPVSNKSEDVLHALVETLNQQHVTIKEETTVTSVSKNSEQCFEVVTDDHQTYVSKSLIIATGGTSVPQTGSTGDGYRFAKTFNHTITELFPTEVPIKSSEAFIKLETLKGLSLKNVALSVLKKNGKKRVTHQMDMIFTHFGISGPAALRCSQFVYYEQKQQKQPLIDMHLDVFPDMNETELKAYVTTLLSSTPDKIVKNSLHGLIEERYLTFMLSKAEIDTNTTYHHLTSQQLNQFIHLLKNFTFKVNGTLPLDKAFVTGGGVSIKEIMPATMASKLVPGLFFCGEVLDIHGYTGGYNITSALVTGYVAGYYAGFHTL encoded by the coding sequence ATGTGCTATCAAACAATTGTCATCGGCGGCGGCCCAAGTGGCCTAATGGCTGCAATTTCATCAAGCGCGCAAGGGCAAAACGTTTTATTATTAGAAAAGAAAAAAGGCCTCGGTCGTAAATTGAAAATTTCAGGTGGCGGTCGTTGCAACGTGACCAATCGACTACCATATAATGAAATTATTAAACATATTCCCGGAAATGGTAAATTTTTATACAGTCCTTTTTCCGTTTTTGATAATGAATCTATCATCTCGTTTTTTGAATCGCGAGGCGTTCCTTTAAAAGAGGAAGATCACGGTAGAATGTTTCCAGTCAGCAATAAATCTGAAGATGTGTTACATGCACTTGTTGAAACGTTAAATCAGCAACATGTCACAATTAAGGAAGAAACAACCGTAACCTCTGTATCTAAAAATAGTGAGCAATGCTTTGAAGTTGTCACAGATGACCATCAAACATATGTCTCAAAATCATTAATCATCGCAACAGGTGGAACGAGCGTCCCTCAAACAGGTTCAACTGGTGACGGGTATCGCTTTGCTAAAACGTTTAACCACACAATAACAGAGCTTTTTCCTACAGAAGTGCCCATCAAATCAAGTGAAGCGTTTATTAAATTAGAAACGCTAAAAGGATTAAGTTTAAAAAATGTAGCGTTATCTGTACTAAAGAAAAATGGTAAAAAACGTGTAACACATCAAATGGATATGATATTCACTCATTTTGGAATCAGTGGCCCGGCTGCTTTAAGATGTAGTCAATTTGTATATTATGAACAAAAACAACAAAAGCAACCTTTAATTGACATGCATCTTGATGTCTTTCCTGACATGAATGAAACTGAATTAAAGGCGTACGTAACGACTTTACTTTCATCAACACCTGATAAAATAGTAAAAAACAGCTTGCATGGTTTAATTGAAGAACGTTATTTAACATTTATGCTTTCAAAAGCTGAAATCGACACAAATACTACATATCATCATTTAACATCACAACAACTTAATCAATTTATCCATCTATTAAAAAACTTTACATTTAAAGTAAATGGCACACTCCCTTTAGACAAAGCCTTCGTTACTGGAGGCGGTGTTTCGATTAAAGAAATTATGCCCGCTACAATGGCATCAAAGTTAGTACCTGGTCTGTTCTTTTGTGGAGAAGTACTGGATATTCATGGTTATACTGGTGGTTATAATATTACAAGTGCACTTGTTACTGGCTATGTAGCTGGCTATTATGCTGGATTCCATACGCTTTAA
- a CDS encoding putative polysaccharide biosynthesis protein: MSENKELVRGTFLLTVSILITKILGIIYIIPFYKIIGGADNLAPFNYAYGPYNIAIAVATAGVPLAASKYVAKYNTIGAYRVSQKLYKSSFIVMSITGVLGFIILYLLSPTIASITIANNTNDADGWTVAEITSIIRTISFVVIFIPLLATWRGVFQGYKSMGPTALSEVTEQIARILFILVGSYIVLNIAKGSVLFANGIATFGAAIGAIVGLLTLWWYWIKRRPHIQKMVESDTTGIDVSYGKMYKEIISYSIPFVIVSLNFPLFIIVDQLTHNNALSMAGFAPRLQDMFFTMLNMTTNKIVMIPTSLAAGFAISLIPYITKTYESGDYIEMHKQIRTSLGVLMFITVPASLGIMALAIPLYTVFYEFSFDGSRLLFYYAPAAILISLLSVTASMLQGIDKQKLTVFIVIGSVMIKFILNTPLVFLLHTAGAILSTCIALTFAILCNLIVLKKYAKFKFEDTIFDVCRILLVGFMMMIGVEITYFVLQLFISPASQVGALVITILCVIVGGLIYGSITMRTRLADKFLGDIPNKLRRKLGLRFL, encoded by the coding sequence ATGAGTGAAAATAAAGAATTAGTCAGAGGGACCTTTCTTCTAACAGTAAGTATACTTATTACTAAAATATTAGGAATTATCTATATCATTCCTTTTTACAAAATAATAGGGGGTGCGGATAATTTAGCGCCTTTTAACTATGCTTACGGTCCATATAATATCGCCATTGCAGTAGCTACTGCAGGTGTCCCTCTTGCTGCATCAAAATATGTCGCCAAATATAATACCATTGGCGCCTATCGCGTGAGTCAAAAGTTATACAAATCTAGCTTTATCGTTATGAGTATTACGGGGGTTTTAGGATTTATTATTTTATATTTGCTATCACCAACAATTGCATCGATTACAATTGCCAACAACACTAATGATGCTGATGGTTGGACAGTTGCAGAAATCACTTCGATTATTCGTACGATAAGTTTCGTAGTTATTTTTATCCCGTTACTCGCAACATGGAGAGGCGTTTTCCAAGGATATAAATCCATGGGACCGACAGCACTCTCAGAAGTTACTGAACAAATAGCGCGTATTTTATTTATTTTAGTTGGGAGTTATATCGTTTTAAATATCGCTAAAGGATCTGTATTATTTGCAAATGGTATTGCTACATTTGGTGCTGCCATTGGAGCGATAGTAGGATTATTAACACTTTGGTGGTATTGGATAAAGCGTCGACCACATATTCAAAAAATGGTTGAATCTGACACGACGGGTATCGATGTGTCTTACGGAAAAATGTACAAAGAAATTATTTCTTACAGTATCCCATTTGTTATCGTAAGTCTGAACTTTCCGTTATTCATTATTGTGGACCAACTTACGCATAATAACGCATTAAGCATGGCTGGTTTTGCGCCGCGATTACAAGATATGTTCTTTACGATGTTGAATATGACTACGAATAAAATTGTGATGATACCAACGTCATTAGCTGCTGGTTTTGCTATTAGTTTAATTCCATATATTACCAAAACGTATGAATCTGGCGATTATATAGAAATGCATAAGCAAATTCGTACCTCTTTAGGTGTATTAATGTTTATTACTGTGCCAGCAAGTTTAGGTATTATGGCATTAGCAATACCACTGTATACCGTCTTTTATGAATTTAGTTTTGATGGCAGTAGACTGTTGTTTTATTATGCGCCAGCTGCAATTTTAATTTCATTGTTAAGTGTAACCGCATCGATGCTACAAGGTATTGATAAGCAAAAGCTTACTGTATTTATTGTCATAGGTTCTGTAATGATTAAATTTATTTTAAACACGCCATTAGTATTTTTATTGCATACGGCAGGTGCTATTTTAAGTACATGTATTGCTTTGACATTTGCAATCCTATGTAATCTTATCGTGTTAAAGAAATATGCGAAATTTAAATTTGAAGATACTATCTTTGATGTGTGTCGAATTTTATTAGTTGGTTTTATGATGATGATAGGTGTAGAAATCACCTATTTTGTACTTCAATTATTTATATCTCCAGCTTCACAAGTCGGCGCTTTAGTTATAACGATACTATGTGTGATTGTAGGGGGACTCATCTATGGTTCGATAACAATGCGTACACGCTTAGCAGATAAATTTTTAGGGGATATCCCTAATAAGTTACGTCGCAAGTTAGGACTGAGATTTCTATAA
- a CDS encoding pseudouridine synthase: MRIDKFLSQMGQGTRTEVKTLLKTGKVRLNEHVVKSPKLKIDPTQDVIEVDGQRIQYEPYVYLMMHKPKNVISATEDDQHETVIDLIQEYAHLNLFPVGRLDKDTEGLLLITNDGQFNHQLMNPNQHVPKTYYVETLNPISETDITVFKTGVTLKEGVLKPATLQIISAKHAFLTISEGKFHQVKRMFHSVGNEVVYLKRVKIANLSLDTSLAPGAYRKLTADDFKALGFEASLN, from the coding sequence ATGCGAATCGATAAATTTTTATCTCAAATGGGACAAGGAACGCGTACAGAAGTGAAAACGTTGTTAAAGACAGGCAAGGTGAGACTTAATGAACATGTTGTTAAGTCACCTAAATTAAAAATTGATCCGACACAAGATGTCATTGAAGTGGATGGTCAACGTATCCAGTATGAACCATATGTTTACTTAATGATGCATAAACCTAAGAATGTCATATCAGCAACCGAAGATGATCAACATGAAACAGTGATTGATTTGATACAAGAATATGCTCATCTCAACCTCTTTCCAGTCGGACGTTTAGATAAAGATACTGAGGGATTATTATTGATTACGAATGATGGTCAATTTAACCATCAATTGATGAACCCAAACCAACATGTGCCAAAGACGTACTATGTAGAAACTTTAAATCCTATAAGTGAAACAGATATTACTGTATTTAAAACTGGTGTGACTTTAAAAGAAGGTGTATTAAAACCCGCGACACTTCAAATTATCAGTGCAAAGCATGCATTTTTAACCATTTCAGAAGGGAAGTTTCACCAAGTTAAACGCATGTTTCATAGTGTGGGTAATGAAGTGGTATATTTAAAACGCGTTAAAATTGCAAACTTATCTTTAGATACGTCATTAGCACCTGGTGCATATCGCAAATTGACGGCGGATGACTTTAAAGCATTAGGTTTTGAGGCATCATTAAATTAA
- a CDS encoding YtxH domain-containing protein, which produces MAKSTSLLRAIIGIGGAALAVVLSKKQNRDVLKQEIDKYKEDPESYKQNAREKVSHVSALATEEFNKVKADPKAYMNEAKQDPKAFLNQKKDQFAQNSQVSHDGKREAAFDDEGGGDPSNNLRVVTEEDLKSNKNSGVNQ; this is translated from the coding sequence ATGGCGAAGTCAACAAGTTTACTTAGAGCAATTATTGGTATTGGTGGTGCAGCATTAGCGGTTGTTTTATCAAAAAAACAAAATCGCGATGTCTTGAAACAAGAAATTGATAAATATAAAGAAGATCCTGAAAGTTATAAGCAAAATGCACGAGAAAAGGTTTCTCATGTTAGTGCCTTAGCTACTGAAGAATTTAATAAGGTGAAAGCAGATCCAAAAGCTTATATGAATGAAGCGAAACAAGATCCAAAAGCATTTTTGAATCAAAAGAAAGACCAATTCGCTCAAAACAGTCAAGTGTCACATGATGGTAAAAGAGAAGCGGCTTTTGATGACGAAGGTGGCGGCGATCCTTCTAACAATCTTCGTGTTGTCACTGAAGAGGATTTAAAATCAAATAAAAATAGCGGTGTAAATCAATAA